A portion of the Sulfurimonas sp. genome contains these proteins:
- a CDS encoding ATP-binding protein — translation MKPSIYENSRDVFLDTVNANDYIQLERVSSIYQSLKNSIEKPLKMILLYGKPGTGKSMFLSKLHQTLISTQKAYLYKTPILDESEFFKTLAQDLYDMKYDSELNFTQFMKVVENTELSETTIPLILLDEAQLYSTTMMEKIRLLSDTRKVKFVIALHKTEKEDLIAKEHFQTRIWESIKLDNASTSELKIYIQKKLMKANCLDSANMFTQKSVNLIHKLTNGNYRNTNKLLYSLFDIYMHYEENNPIKIKGSEISTTIIEMSAIHTGLINA, via the coding sequence CATACAGCTTGAGAGGGTATCTAGCATCTATCAGTCTTTAAAAAATTCGATTGAGAAACCGCTAAAAATGATACTCTTGTACGGCAAACCGGGTACGGGTAAGAGTATGTTTCTATCAAAACTGCACCAGACCCTTATCTCTACGCAGAAAGCTTATCTATATAAAACGCCTATATTGGACGAGAGCGAATTTTTTAAAACACTGGCACAAGATTTATACGATATGAAGTATGACAGTGAGTTAAATTTTACACAATTTATGAAAGTAGTAGAAAATACGGAACTTAGCGAAACAACGATTCCATTGATACTCTTGGATGAGGCACAACTTTATTCTACGACTATGATGGAAAAAATTAGACTTCTTTCAGATACGAGAAAGGTCAAATTTGTAATTGCTCTTCATAAAACCGAGAAAGAAGATTTGATTGCGAAAGAACATTTTCAAACTAGAATTTGGGAAAGTATCAAGCTAGACAATGCTTCAACTTCGGAACTAAAAATATATATTCAAAAAAAATTGATGAAAGCAAACTGCTTGGATAGCGCAAATATGTTTACACAAAAATCCGTAAATTTGATTCATAAACTGACAAACGGAAACTATAGAAACACAAACAAGTTACTCTATTCGCTGTTTGATATATATATGCACTATGAGGAAAACAACCCGATAAAAATAAAAGGAAGCGAAATTTCGACTACAATTATAGAAATGTCAGCAATTCATACAGGATTAATCAATGCTTGA
- a CDS encoding CDC27 family protein translates to MLDIYDLEIRHKKYKQKQLLPYIAISASTAVVIASIAFFTLYDFDSKIEHQSQQQLVTQESIIKSVPLSEKPTPQNTIVKKEDTAATHKNIADKKDDAIIPSQETATKYEPATIKEDIKITQKEEKTEEKVVLSPSLNFINNIKSQIPPPLKKENDNGNANKEIKKSVAATQKKQEEAVNIVVTEEAKKIVATPQKRQETVVPVPHLAVEERLETASKADNKTNIDIKRKNNDEDDIKDVIKRFNVNHNPALSLFVAKRYYQLGEYENAYNYALATNEINNNMEESWIIFSKSLVKMNKKDQAVETLKKYISHSQSSQAKQLLDEIQSGKFK, encoded by the coding sequence ATGCTTGATATTTATGATTTAGAAATTAGACATAAAAAATATAAACAAAAGCAATTGCTTCCCTATATTGCAATATCTGCAAGCACGGCGGTAGTTATAGCTTCTATCGCTTTTTTTACTTTATATGATTTTGATTCCAAAATCGAGCATCAGTCACAACAGCAGCTTGTTACACAAGAGAGCATAATAAAATCTGTACCGCTAAGCGAAAAACCAACACCTCAAAATACGATAGTAAAAAAAGAAGATACGGCTGCAACACATAAAAATATTGCAGACAAAAAAGATGATGCAATAATACCTTCTCAAGAGACAGCAACAAAATATGAGCCTGCTACAATCAAAGAAGATATCAAAATAACGCAAAAAGAGGAGAAAACAGAAGAGAAGGTGGTGCTCTCTCCATCTCTAAATTTTATAAATAATATAAAATCGCAAATACCGCCACCTCTTAAAAAAGAGAACGACAACGGCAATGCAAACAAAGAGATTAAAAAGAGTGTTGCGGCAACACAAAAGAAGCAAGAAGAGGCGGTAAATATTGTTGTAACAGAAGAGGCAAAAAAAATCGTTGCTACACCACAGAAGAGACAAGAAACAGTAGTACCTGTTCCGCACTTAGCAGTAGAAGAACGCTTAGAAACAGCATCAAAAGCAGATAATAAAACCAATATTGATATAAAAAGAAAAAACAATGATGAAGACGATATTAAAGATGTTATAAAAAGATTTAATGTTAATCACAATCCGGCGTTAAGTCTTTTTGTCGCTAAAAGGTATTATCAATTAGGCGAATATGAAAATGCCTATAACTATGCTTTAGCCACAAATGAGATAAACAACAACATGGAAGAGAGTTGGATTATATTTTCAAAATCACTTGTTAAAATGAATAAAAAAGATCAGGCCGTAGAGA